One Brassica napus cultivar Da-Ae chromosome C4, Da-Ae, whole genome shotgun sequence genomic region harbors:
- the LOC106391682 gene encoding cytochrome P450 83A1-like translates to MEDAIIGVVTIAAVLLFFLFQRTKTKRYKLPPGPKALPVIGNLHQLQNLNPQQFFYGWAKKYGPIFSYKIGSKTMVVISSAELTKELLKTQDVNFSDRPLHRGQEFMSYGRRDMAFHHYTPYYRDIRKMGMNHLFSPTRVATFKHVREEEARRMMDKVGMAADNSKAVDISELMLTFTNSVVCRQAFGKKYNEDGEEMKRFIKILYGSQSVFGKIFFSDFFPFTGYVLDDLTRITAYMKECFERQDTYLQEIVDETLDPYSVKPETESMIDLLMEIYRDQPFASKFTLENVKAVVLDIVVAGTDTAAAAVVWGMTYLMKYPHVMKKAQAEVREYMRERGLTFVTEDDVKNLPYFRALVKETLRIEPVIPLLVPRRCSQNTKIAGYDIPAGTTVNVNAWAVSRDEKEWGPNADEFRPERFFEKDVDFKGTDYEFIPFGSGRRMCPGMRLGSAMLEVPYANLLYKFDFKLPNGMKPDEINMDVMTGLAMHKAEHLMLVPEKVNV, encoded by the exons ATGGAAGATGCCATCATCGGCGTGGTGACTATCGCTGCAgttctcctcttcttcctcttccaaagaaccaaaaccaaacgGTACAAGCTACCTCCGGGCCCAAAGGCACTTCCGGTAATCGGAAACCTCCACCAGCTTCAGAACCTTAACCCACAACAGTTCTTCTATGGATGGGCCAAAAAATACGGACCAATCTTTTCATACAAGATAGGAAGTAAAACAATGGTGGTGATATCTTCTGCTGAACTAACCAAAGAGCTTCTCAAGACGCAAGACGTCAACTTTTCGGACCGGCCTCTCCACCGTGGCCAGGAGTTCATGTCCTATGGCCGACGTGACATGGCATTTCATCATTACACACCGTATTACCGGGACATAAGGAAGATGGGGATGAACCACTTGTTCTCACCCACACGTGTGGCCACCTTTAAGCACGTGAGGGAGGAGGAGGCTAGGAGGATGATGGATAAGGTCGGTATGGCCGCTGATAACTCCAAAGCGGTCGATATAAGCGAGCTTATGTTGACATTCACCAACTCCGTTGTATGTAGACAAGCGTTCGGTAAGAAGTACAATGAAGATGGGGAAGAGATGAAAAGGTTCATCAAGATTCTTTATGGGAGTCAAAGCGTTTTCGGGAAGAtttttttctctgattttttccCTTTTACTGGCTACGTTCTTGACGATTTGACAAGGATCACCGCTTATATGAAAGAATGTTTCGAAAGACAAGACACTTACCTGCAAGAGATTGTCGATGAAACACTTGATCCCTATAGTGTCAAGCCTGAAACCGAGAGCATGATTGACCTCTTGATGGAGATCTACAGAGATCAACCTTTCGCCTCCAAGTTCACTCTAGAGAATGTCAAAGCCGTGGTCCTg GATATTGTAGTTGCGGGAACGGACACGGCAGCTGCGGCGGTTGTGTGGGGAATGACTTATCTAATGAAGTACCCTCATGTGATGAAGAAAGCTCAAGCAGAAGTGAGAGAGTATATGAGAGAGAGGGGGTTAACGTTCGTCACTGAAGACGACGTCAAGAACCTTCCTTACTTCAGAGCCTTAGTTAAAGAGACGCTAAGGATCGAACCGGTGATTCCTCTCCTTGTCCCTCGCCGTTGCAGTCAAAACACCAAGATCGCTGGCTACGACATACCCGCGGGGACCACGGTAAACGTCAATGCATGGGCCGTGTCACGTGACGAGAAGGAGTGGGGACCAAACGCTGACGAGTTCAGGCCCGAGAGGTTTTTTGAGAAGGACGTTGACTTCAAAGGCACGGACTACGAGTTTATACCGTTCGGGTCGGGCCGGAGAATGTGCCCGGGAATGCGTCTTGGTTCAGCTATGCTTGAGGTTCCTTATGCGAATCTTCTCTATAAATTCGACTTCAAACTTCCTAATGGAATGAAACCAGATGAGATCAACATGGATGTCATGACTGGGCTCGCTATGCACAAGGCCGAGCATCTCATGCTTGTCCCCGAGAAAGTGAACGTGTGA